A single genomic interval of Nonomuraea rubra harbors:
- a CDS encoding sensor histidine kinase, whose protein sequence is MSTELGVKQASESRWRLRNWRVRARLVALIMVPTAAAVLLGGIQVLASTSAASDYARTNQFARLSAELAGLTHLVSGERAKTAWYIARNRPADGLSEVQAQMDQVDLTARTVRGIAGQLMTESAGRTADQLENLLNRLDDLTALRKQALEANLLPGPAVELYTTVVSDLLSVHNELVKGSVDDELFRQTSMLDGLARAKESVSYQQALVTVVLVEGAFDQDQLKRFLGEQSVEATERRGFAAEATADERRFFDETVNGRSADRMLFLRELVLIRATKGLPLRGLDQARRDDAKEWFDAANVVVDSMRKVEERQAQGIVTRSEALSADERGRAFLTAGAVVALLVAILLITTGVARSLVRPLRRLRGEALEIAGRRLPEFVQHLRESRDGEVTAEVPPIGIFSKDEVGEVARAFDEVHREAVRLAGDEATLRSNVNAMFVNLSRRSQTLVERQLTLIEKLEKGERDDTRLGDLFKLDHLATRMRRNSENLLVLAGQEAARKWSEPVELMDIVRAALGEVESYDRVSIQVQSDVAIAGQAVTDVVHLLAELVENAVSFSSRDTKVIISSSRIDGGSLMLSVTDHGIGMAQDELAEANWRLANPPVVDVSVSRRMGLFVVGRLALRHNIRVQLRRQDIGGLTAMVLIPPMLLTAVPGAGQRVQVPRQNGGVAYGPQDGTSDGHLDGPLDVPRPGSVLRPMSGMPSGAPSGVPSGPPSGPPSGPPSFEPGGYPSFVTGGGGSGHPSFDTVPPAPEPSSWFSSARGHSTEQPLADLPRDRGTPGPSFPDLATSGPPFPDLAASGTSFPAPPGPQPAPAGDEYLPIFASVEESSWFSKPAPTADHRDTAWTTPSDQAWQAADATAEPARNGTTSSGLPKRTPRANLVPGTASPQPPPPVPGPPVSPDRLRSRLASYQQGVRKGRAELEEDS, encoded by the coding sequence GTGAGTACAGAGCTGGGCGTCAAGCAGGCCAGCGAGAGCCGCTGGCGGCTGCGTAATTGGCGTGTCCGGGCGCGGCTCGTCGCCCTGATCATGGTGCCGACCGCGGCGGCCGTGCTGCTCGGCGGCATCCAGGTGCTCGCCTCCACGTCCGCGGCCTCCGACTACGCGCGGACGAACCAGTTCGCGCGGCTCTCCGCCGAGCTGGCCGGCCTCACCCACCTCGTCTCCGGCGAGCGGGCCAAGACCGCCTGGTACATCGCCCGCAACCGGCCGGCCGACGGGCTGTCCGAGGTGCAGGCCCAGATGGACCAGGTGGACCTGACGGCCAGGACGGTACGCGGCATCGCCGGGCAGCTCATGACCGAGTCGGCCGGCCGTACCGCGGACCAGCTCGAGAACCTGCTCAACCGCCTCGACGACCTCACCGCCCTGCGCAAGCAGGCGCTGGAGGCCAACCTGCTGCCCGGCCCGGCCGTCGAGCTCTACACCACCGTGGTCAGCGACCTGCTCTCCGTCCACAACGAGCTGGTCAAGGGCAGCGTGGACGACGAGCTGTTCCGCCAGACGAGCATGCTCGACGGGCTCGCCCGCGCCAAGGAGAGCGTCTCCTACCAGCAGGCGCTGGTCACCGTCGTGCTCGTCGAGGGCGCCTTCGACCAGGACCAGCTCAAGCGCTTCCTCGGCGAGCAGTCCGTGGAGGCCACCGAGCGCAGGGGCTTCGCCGCCGAGGCCACCGCGGACGAGCGGCGCTTCTTCGACGAGACCGTCAACGGCAGATCCGCCGACCGCATGTTGTTCCTGCGCGAGCTGGTGCTGATCAGAGCCACCAAGGGGCTGCCGCTGCGCGGCCTCGACCAGGCCAGGAGGGACGACGCCAAGGAGTGGTTCGACGCGGCGAACGTGGTCGTCGACTCCATGCGCAAGGTCGAGGAACGCCAGGCCCAGGGCATCGTGACCCGCAGCGAGGCGCTCAGCGCGGACGAGCGCGGGCGGGCGTTCCTGACCGCGGGCGCCGTGGTGGCGCTGCTCGTCGCCATCCTGCTGATCACCACCGGCGTGGCCAGGTCGCTCGTCCGGCCGCTGCGCCGCCTGCGCGGCGAGGCCCTGGAGATCGCGGGCCGCCGGCTGCCCGAGTTCGTGCAGCACCTGCGGGAGTCGCGCGACGGCGAAGTCACCGCCGAGGTGCCGCCCATCGGCATCTTCTCCAAGGACGAGGTGGGCGAGGTCGCCCGCGCCTTCGACGAGGTGCACCGCGAGGCCGTACGGCTGGCGGGCGACGAGGCCACGCTGCGCTCCAACGTCAACGCCATGTTCGTCAACCTGTCCAGGCGCAGCCAGACGCTGGTCGAGCGGCAGCTCACGCTGATCGAGAAGCTGGAGAAGGGCGAGCGCGACGACACCCGGCTCGGTGACCTGTTCAAGCTCGACCACCTGGCCACCCGCATGCGCCGCAACAGCGAGAACCTCCTGGTCCTCGCCGGGCAGGAGGCGGCGCGCAAGTGGAGCGAGCCGGTCGAGCTGATGGACATCGTGCGGGCCGCGCTCGGCGAGGTCGAGAGCTACGACCGGGTCAGCATCCAGGTCCAGTCCGACGTCGCCATCGCCGGGCAGGCCGTCACCGACGTGGTGCACCTGCTGGCCGAGCTGGTCGAGAACGCCGTGTCGTTCTCCTCCCGCGACACCAAGGTGATCATCTCCAGCAGCCGGATCGACGGCGGCAGCCTGATGTTGTCGGTCACCGACCACGGCATCGGCATGGCGCAGGACGAGCTGGCCGAGGCCAACTGGCGGCTGGCCAACCCGCCCGTCGTGGACGTGTCGGTGTCGCGGCGGATGGGGCTGTTCGTGGTCGGGCGGCTGGCGCTGCGGCACAACATCCGGGTGCAGCTCAGGCGGCAGGACATCGGCGGGCTGACCGCCATGGTGCTGATCCCGCCGATGTTGCTGACCGCGGTGCCGGGGGCGGGCCAGCGGGTGCAGGTGCCGCGGCAGAACGGCGGGGTCGCGTACGGGCCGCAGGACGGAACCTCGGACGGGCACCTGGACGGGCCGCTGGACGTGCCGCGGCCGGGCTCCGTGCTCCGGCCGATGTCCGGGATGCCCTCGGGTGCGCCGTCGGGGGTGCCGTCAGGGCCGCCATCGGGGCCGCCATCGGGGCCGCCGTCTTTCGAGCCCGGTGGGTATCCGTCCTTCGTCACCGGCGGAGGAGGGTCCGGTCACCCGTCGTTCGACACCGTGCCGCCGGCGCCCGAGCCGTCGTCCTGGTTCAGCTCGGCCCGCGGCCACTCCACCGAGCAGCCGCTCGCCGACCTGCCCCGCGACCGGGGCACGCCGGGCCCGTCGTTCCCCGATCTGGCCACGTCCGGCCCGCCGTTCCCCGACCTGGCCGCGTCCGGGACGTCGTTCCCCGCTCCGCCGGGACCGCAGCCCGCGCCCGCCGGTGACGAGTACCTGCCGATCTTCGCCTCGGTCGAGGAGAGCAGCTGGTTCAGCAAGCCCGCGCCCACCGCCGACCACCGCGACACCGCCTGGACCACCCCGTCCGACCAGGCCTGGCAGGCCGCCGACGCGACGGCGGAGCCCGCCAGGAACGGCACCACGAGCTCGGGCTTGCCCAAGCGCACTCCGCGAGCGAATCTGGTACCGGGCACCGCGAGCCCGCAGCCGCCGCCACCCGTTCCGGGGCCTCCGGTGTCACCCGACCGTCTCCGCAGCAGGCTGGCCAGCTACCAGCAGGGCGTGCGCAA